Proteins encoded within one genomic window of Stigmatopora argus isolate UIUO_Sarg chromosome 21, RoL_Sarg_1.0, whole genome shotgun sequence:
- the LOC144067004 gene encoding uncharacterized protein LOC144067004 — protein MKTRMFLHLFAFLSWSPLVINAETHSLMYIYTGLSRGALQIPGAHQFTAMGILDGQIIDYYDSEVKKKVPKQPWIQNQMSPDYWEQGSMSRRIKEQWFNVNVDIVCKRLGHNSSDVHVLQWRHGCSGELLPDGNVAFRGGVDGYSYDGVDFLSFDCKHSEWVAAVKAAEESKRSWDGMELLKEYTRGYLDKECVTWIQRFLQYKRKQESTPPAPTVEVFGKMSPYESGTVVLSCHASGFLHKDVSLEIRRDGRTLVKEDGVMSTGVRPNHDWTFQSRSSVEILQSDRATFTCVLRHSPSDLHVEKIWDGGILGKTSLEVSVAVGLSVALGVALCIGLLIWCRLRKCKGGAAGKVSTKGTDDKLCNSEKAKLKGSSQSSQSSLSSNSGGSSEGSSDNTETLLTSGGATPDDDSLQSTSSDLLAVMLEMAALFVVAVHIQSVQPVFHTLEIIITASSQIPNFPEYSSVAYVDGVPITHYDSKSRKSSPKQDWMNKITAQDPDYWRSETAICIGNQQVFKDGIKTVNERFNQSGGVHTIQVMYGCEWDDETGEVDGWEHHAYDGEDFISLDLKERRWLAFKPQALVTKHKLEDQLYIQYKKDYYTDICPDYLKMHVSNGKDSLTRTVLPRLSLLQKRSWSPVTCHATGFYPRDAILFWKKDGQKVSKGVEREDTLPNHDGTFQVSAHLRAADPGARYECVFQLAGVPDDIVVPLDHRVLLSNERIEAEERRKTALAVAVPLAVLVAVVIVAAIVYKCRKGAADKVSTKGTDDELCNSEKAKLKASNTSSQSSLSSNSGKWTIGSGA, from the exons AGACTCACAGCCTGATGTACATTTACACGGGGCTGTCGCGGGGAGCGCTGCAAATTCCCGGCGCTCATCAGTTCACCGCCATGGGCATACTAGACGGTCAGATTATCGACTACTACGATAGCGAGGTAAAGAAGAAAGTCCCCAAGCAGCCCTGGATCCAAAACCAGATGAGTCCAGACTACTGGGAGCAGGGCAGCATGTCTCGGAGAATCAAAGAGCAGTGGTTTAACGTCAACGTGGACATCGTGTGCAAACGCTTGGGACACAACTCCTCTG atgTGCACGTCCTCCAATGGCGGCACGGTTGCTCCGGAGAACTGTTGCCCGACGGAAACGTGGCCTTCCGCGGCGGCGTGGACGGCTACAGCTACGACGGCGTGGACTTCCTGTCCTTCGACTGTAAACATTCCGAGTGGGTGGCGGCGGTCAAAGCCGCGGAGGAGTCCAAGAGGAGCTGGGACGGCATGGAACTTCTTAAGGAGTACACCCGCGGGTACCTGGACAAGGAGTGCGTCACCTGGATCCAGCGCTTCCTGCAGTACAAGCGCAAGCAAGAGTCAACCCCGC CTGCGCCAACCGTCGAGGTCTTCGGTAAAATGTCCCCTTACGAGAGCGGCACGGTGGTGCTGAGCTGCCACGCTAGCGGCTTCCTCCACAAGGACGTAAGCCTGGAGATCCGGCGCGACGGCCGCACGCTGGTCAAAGAGGATGGCGTGATGTCCACGGGCGTACGGCCCAACCACGATTGGACCTTCCAGAGCCGGTCCAGCGTGGAGATACTCCAGAGCGACCGCGCAACCTTCACCTGCGTTCTGCGACATTCGCCTTCCGACCTTCACGTGGAAAAGATTTGGG ATGGCGGGATTTTGGGGAAAACCTCCCTGGAAGTGAGTGTCGCCGTGGGCTTGTCCGTGGCGCTGGGGGTCGCCCTTTGTATCGGTTTGCTCATCTGGTGCCGTCTGAGGAAATGCAAAGGTG gtGCTGCAGGCAAAGTTTCCACCAAAG GAACGGATGATAAACTTTGTAACAGTGAGAAAG CCAAACTGAAAGGATCGAGCCAATCTTCGCAATCTTCTCTCTCCTCCAATTCCG GCGGAAGCTCTGAGGGGAGCAGCGATAAC ACGGAGACCctcctcactagcggaggagcTACGCCCGATGACGATTCTTTACAGTCAACATCCAGTGATTTGCTGGCCGTA ATGCTGGAGATGGCAGCTTTATTTGTTGTGGCTGTCCACATTCAAAGCGTCCAGCCCG tgTTCCACACGCTGGAGATTATCATCACAGCGTCGTCTCAAATTCCAAACTTCCCAGAATACTCGAGCGTCGCTTACGTTGACGGCGTGCCGATCACTCACTACGACAGCAAGAGCAGGAAATCAAGTCCCAAACAGGATTGGATGAACAAGATCACAGCCCAGGATCCAGACTACTGGAGGAGTGAGACGGCGATCTGTATTGGCAATCAGCAGGTCTTCAAAGACGGCATTAAAACTGTTAATGAGCGCTTCAACCAAAGCGGAG GCGTTCACACGATCCAGGTAATGTATGGCTGCGAATGGGACGACGAGACCGGCGAGGTTGACGGTTGGGAACACCACGCTTACGACGGAGAAGACTTCATATCGTTAGACTTGAAGGAACGGAGATGGCTCGCGTTCAAGCCGCAAGCGCTCGTCACCAAACACAAATTGGAAGACCAACTCTATATTCAATATAAAAAGGATTACTACACTGACATTTGTCCAGACTACTTGAAGATGCATGTGAGCAACGGGAAGGACTCCCTCACGAGAACAG TGCTTCCGCGCCTGTCCCTGCTGCAGAAGAGGTCGTGGTCGCCGGTGACCTGCCACGCCACGGGTTTCTACCCCAGGGACGCCATCTTGTTCTGGAAGAAGGACGGCCAGAAAGTCTCCAAGGGCGTGGAGAGGGAAGACACCCTGCCCAACCACGACGGGACCTTCCAGGTCTCCGCCCACCTCAGAGCGGCGGACCCCGGCGCCCGATACGAGTGCGTCTTCCAGCTGGCCGGCGTCCCGGACGACATCGTCGTCCCGCTGGACCACCGCGTCCTCCTGAGCAACGAGCGCATCGAAG CGGAAGAAAGGAGGAAGACGGCGCTGGCCGTCGCCGTACCGTTGGCGGTCCTCGTGGCCGTCGTGATCGTCGCCGCCATCGTCTACAAATGCAGAAAAG gtGCTGCAGACAAAGTTTCCACCAAAG GAACGGATGATGAACTTTGTAACAGTGAGAAAG CCAAACTGAAAGCATCGAACACATCTTCACAATCTTCTCTCTcctccaattcaggtaagtggACAATAGGAAGCGGTGCttga